Proteins from a genomic interval of Diospyros lotus cultivar Yz01 chromosome 6, ASM1463336v1, whole genome shotgun sequence:
- the LOC127803011 gene encoding uncharacterized protein LOC127803011 produces MLASNNALLYNRFTKFEENAIQVAVVAEQEKIVSELLDREIDLELLKEENDYGETTLTLAAAKGRMRIVKMLVNKYDDLADVKNGQGQLPVIVAALYGHKDIVRYLYEWTLLENLFEGEKEDQSLNTGNKVQYQSMNNRFGLFKACIRAGIYDIALEVFKLGPGQCIEEMKEEEGTTLYPLALADLAKEKRNRFLAWVNDNISSTPLEYGKKYMDNHLPALKLLRRISKELSSLYKYDTETKVTVLGKPMLMAILQENEDFVKIATQDCPDVLWLEIDGLTLFDHAISKGLRKIYKFAFKRPETKLFATVRPDRDGNTLLHRAAKLSSSQSLGPALQMQIELQRFKEVEKMAPMCKGLVNNNNQTPQDLFVVEHKELKDQGRDWLKEIATSCSVVATLIVTIMFAAAFTAPGGYKEDTGIPTNLKSKYFTVYIISDAFSLSFSCTSAMLFLGIHTSLFREEDFLNKLPLALMSGLFTLFLSIATMLVAFGTALVIMLPENFVWIPIPLLVLGSTPVCIYAILHVRIFIQVLCWTFLNPTN; encoded by the exons ATGCTGGCTAGTAACAATGCACTGCTATACAATAGATTTACGAAGTTCGAGGAAAATGCTATCCAAGTGGCTGTGGTTGCCGAACAGGAAAAGATTGTTTCAGAGTTGTTAGATCGAGAAATAGATCTAGAATTGCTGAAAGAAGAAAACGATTATGGTGAAACGACGCTTACTCTCGCTGCTGCAAAAGGGAGGATGCGTATTGTCAAGATGTTAGTGAATAAATACGACGATTTAGCAGATGTAAAGAATGGTCAAGGACAGTTACCTGTTATTGTGGCTGCTCTTTATGGCCACAAGGATATAGTTCGTTATCTTTATGAGTGGACTCTACTTGAAAACCTTTTTgaaggagagaaagaagatCAAAGTTTGAATACAGGCAATAAGGTTCAGTATCAAAGCATGAATAATCGGTTTGGGCTTTTCAAAGCATGCATCAGGGCAGGAATATATG ATATTGCTTTGGAGGTTTTCAAGCTAGGTCCAGGTCAATGCATTGAAGAAATGAAGGAGGAGGAAGGTACAACCCTATATCCACTAGCCCTTGCAGatttagcaaaagaaaaaagaaatcgaTTCTTGGCTTGGGTAAACGACAACATCTCCTCAA CCCCATTGGAGTACGGGAAGAAGTACATGGACAATCACCTACCAGCTCTTAAATTGTTGCgtagaataagtaaggaattaTCTAGTTTATATAAGTATGATACTGAGACCAAAGTAACAGTCTTGGGGAAACCAATGCTGATGGCTATTTTACAAGAGAATGAGGATTTTGTCAAAATAGCTACTCAAGATTGCCCTGATGTGCTGTGGCTTGAGATTGATGGATTAACACTTTTTGACCATGCAATTTCAAAAGGCCTTAGGAAAATCTACAAGTTTGCATTTAAAAGGCCTGAGACAAAACTTTTTGCAACCGTACGTCCCGATCGCGATGGTAACACTCTCCTTCATCGAGCTGCAAAGTTATCATCGTCCCAATCTCTTGGTCCAGCTCTACAAATGCAGATAGAGCTACAACGATTTAAG GAAGTGGAGAAGATGGCACCTATGTGCAAAGGATTAGTAAACAATAATAACCAAACTCCCCAAGATTTATTTGTAGTGGAACACAAGGAGCTTAAGGATCAAGGACGAGACTGGTTGAAGGAGATAGCAACATCTTGTTCAGTGGTGGCAACCCTGATTGTGACTATAATGTTTGCTGCAGCATTCACAGCTCCAGGCGGCTATAAAGAGGATACTGGCATTCCTACAAACTTGAAATCAAAATACTTTACAGTTTACATAATTTCAGATGCATTCTCATTGTCCTTTTCCTGCACTTCAGCTATGTTATTCTTGGGGATTCATACATCGCTTTTCAGAGAAGAAGATTTCCTAAACAAGTTGCCGCTGGCTTTGATGTCCGGCCTTTTCACTCTCTTCCTGTCCATTGCAACCATGTTGGTAGCGTTTGGTACTGCCTTAGTCATAATGTTGCCCGAAAACTTTGTGTGGATCCCTATACCACTACTTGTGTTAGGAAGTACTCCAGTGTGCATTTATGCAATACTGCATGTTCGGATCTTCATTCAAGTTCTCTGTTGGACCTTCCTAAACCCAACAAATTGA